Below is a window of Gammaproteobacteria bacterium DNA.
GCCGCCGGCGGGTGGTGCACTGCCGGCCTGGGTCGGCAGCGCGTCGGCATTGACCGTCAGGGCGACGGTCTTGGACATCGGCGGATAACAAACGCCGGCCTCCTCGGCGCAGCCCTGGTAGTCGGCCTGGACGGTGACGGTCTGCTTGCCGGTCAGGCCGCCGCTGTTGATCAGCGGCAGGTCGACACCGAAGCTTTCCGGGTAGATGGTTTGCTTGCCGAAGAACTGGTCTTCATGAACCTTGCCCTGCGGCAGCCGGATCCGGCCGAGCTCGATGCCGGCCGGCTTGACGACCTTGAACTTGAGCTTGTCCTGGTAGAGGTAATACCCCGGTTGCACGTCCCAGTGCGCGAGCAGGGTTGCGGGCCCGGCAGCGGTCAGCGAGTACACATAGGCCTGGTCGGGCGGCAGGACGTCGTTGGCGTCCTGGCCGACGCTGTTGGCGAGGCTGTTGATGGCCTGCGAGACGCTGGCGGCCGGCGCGGCCGCCTTCGGCAGGCTGACGTCCACTATCCGCGTCAGCGGCGGATAGCATACGCCGATGTCGGCGCAGCCCTGCGAGGTGACCTTGAGCTTGAGGGTGGAAGGTGCGTCGGCGCTCCGCGTCAGGGTCAGGGGAATGTTCACCTGATGGCGGAAGATCTCCACGATGCCGAGTCCGAGGGCCTGCTCGTCCTTCATCTTGCCCTTGGGATAGGCGGCATGCTTGATCCGGATGCCCGGGGTCTGCGAGTCGAACTTGAACTTGGTGCGGTACAGGTAATAGCCGTCCGGCAGGTCGAAGGTGGCGGTCACCCGGTCGGCCGAGTCGGCCTCGACCTTGAGCGGGAAGGCCTGTTCGGGCGGCAGGAGGTCGCCGCCGGCATCCTGTTCGGCAAGGGCGGGGGCACTGACCAGCAACAGCAGAAGAACGAGAAGCTTTTTCATGACGATGTGGTTTGAAGATCGATCCAGTTCAGGTAAGGGGCGAGGCCGTGCGACAGCGGCACGGCGATGATTTCAGGCAGCTCATAAGGATGTGACTCGCGAATCAGCGCCTCGATGTCGGCATAGCGCGCGGCGCGGGTCTTGATCAGCAACAGGTGCTCTTCCCCGCGGCAGGGCTCGCCGTCCCATTCGTATACGGATGTCATGCGCGCCTGGATGCTCACGCAGGCGGCCAGACGATCGCCGACCAGCCGTTCGGCGATTTTCCCGGCGCCGGCCTCGTCGGGCCAGGTGGTCAATATCAGCAGGTATTCCTTGGTCATCGGTTCAGGGCAGTATCAGGGTGGCGCTTTCGCCGGCGCGCAGCAGCAGGTTCTTGGGCGGTGAAAAACTGGCCCGCACCGCATAGGCAGCCTTGCCGTTCCGGTTCTGCGGCTCCAGGCCCAGGGCGGTGACGGTGGCCGGGTAGTTCTGCCCCTGCACCGTGACCTGGACGGACTGCCCCGTTTTCAGCTTCGCCAGTTGGGGCGCTTCCGCCCAGGCGGTGGCCAGCAAGGGCCGGTCGGCGGCGAGGATCACCATGGGCGAGACCTGCAGCCGGTTGGCGACGGTCTCGCCGGGCGCGGTATGGACCCCGATCACCAGCCCGTCGAAGGGAGCGCGGATCTCGCTGTTTTCCAGCCGGACCCGGGCCTGGACCAGGCGCGAATGGGCCGCGGTCGTTTTGGAATTCGCCTCCACGGCCGCGATCTCCGCCAGTTGCAGGTCGTGCTTGGAGATGACGGTGCGGTCGTACAGTTCCTGGGCGCGTTCGTATTCGCGCTTCGCTTCCGCGCCCGCCACGGTGAGTCGGCGAACGTCGGCTTGCGCCTCCGTCACCGCGGCCTTGAGGGGGCGGGGATCCAGCGCGACCAGCAGATCGCCCTTGCGCACATGCTGGCCGGGGGTCGCGTTGACGGTGGTGACGATACCGGAAACCGGCGTGCTCAGCACCACCCGCCGGGACCAGCCGATGGTGGCGGGCAGGTCGGCCGCGAGTGCGGGGAGGGTGACGAACAGCAGCAGGGCGGACAGAAAGGCGCGTGCGGTCATGGCTGTTTCTCGGGTTGCTGTTGCTTGGCGGTCGGCGGCTGCGTGGGGTCGTAGTTCGGATCGTTGGTCAGGGCGGCGAGCCGGGACATGGTCAGGGCCTTCTCGAAACGCGTACGCATGCGCAATATCTGGGCGGCGGTCTGCTGGACCATGGCGTCGCCGAGATCGGTCTTGAAGTCGAGTTCGTATTCCGCGCGGGCCTGGTCCAGATACAGGTCGCGGTAGTCGGACAGCGCCCGGGACTGGTCGGCCTGCGCCTTGAGGTCGGACAGCTTGAGCCAGTTGTCGAGCACGTCCTGGCGCAGCCGGTACTCCACGGCGCGCAGCCTGGCCTGCAGGCGGTCGCGGTCGGCGATCGCCTTTGCCACCGCGGCGTCCACGCGGTTGCCCTGATACAACGGCACCTGCAGGATCAGGCTGGCGCGAAACGGGTCGTTGCTGCCGATCGAGCGCTGATAGGCGCCGGCCTCCATCTGCGCGCTGAGTTCCGGGCGGCGGCCGGCGCGTGCCTCGGTGATTCTCTGCGTGGCCGCTTCGAGGTCCGCCCTGAGCGCCTTGATCTGCGGGTTGTGCGCCTTGGCCTGTTTGACCAGTTCCTCGTAGTCGGGGACGGGTTTGTTCAGGCCGGGCAACGCGGGCGGCGCGAGATCGGCCGGCAGGTCGTCGGGGCGGCCCAGGGCCTGGGCCAGCAGCGAGCGGGTCTCGCGCTGGCGCGATTCCGCCGCATAGCGTTGGGTGCGCACCTGCTGATAGACGTTCTCCAGCCGGGCCAGCTCGATATCCGACAGCTGGCCGAGCTGGTTCTGGTCGCGCGCCTTGTCGAGCTGTACATAGGCCACGGCCATGGCCTCGTTGAGACGGGCGAATTCCTGGTCGGCGAGCAGCACGTTGAAAAAGCGCTGCATGACCTGGATGCGATGGCTGGCCAGAGTGTTCATCAGCTCCGCCTCGCGTCCCGAGATCAGGGAGTCGGCGGCGGCCTCGCGGGCGCTGGAGCGCCCGAAGTCGTAAAGCCGCTTGCGGGCGAGCAGAACGGCACGCGAGTCGTCGTTGGAGTTGTCAGGCGTGACGTCCGGCGGTTCGATGTAGCGTGCCTCCAGGGACAGATCCACGCTCAGATCGTCCTGGGCATAACTGCTCTTGGCCTGGGCCTGCGCCTGGGCCAGGGCGGCGCGGGCCTCGTCGATGACGGGGTTGGCCCGGTCGGCCAGCGACAGGGCCTCGCCGAGGGTGAGCGGCTGCGGCAGGCCGCCATCCTCGGCCGCCTGGCCGGCCGACAGGGGCACAAGCAGGGCCAGCGCCATGCAGCTCAGGAAGCGCAGTGGGGTGAAGGGCATCAGAGGGCGTTCGTATCGCGCCGTTTCTGGCGCTTGTACTTCGTGAAGCTCTCGTTTTTGTAGATACCGTCAACGACGTATTGGCCCAGCCAGAGGAATTCCTGGGCGTTGGAGGTAATCCCGGTGTAGCGGACGATGCGATCGCCCTTGAGGTTGTAAAAAGCGAACACGGGGGTGGCGCGGACGCCGTTCTTCTTGAACGCGAAATCCTTTTCCGTCTCCTCGCGACCCTGGAAATCGGTGATCTGCTGCGATCCCTTGATGTCGACGCTGAAGATCAGGAAGTGCTTGCGATAGTAGTCCTGTACCGACTTCCGGTTCAGGACGGTTTGTTTCATGCGGTGACAGAACGGGCAGTCGGCCTGCTCGAAGAACAGCATGATGCCGGTCTTGCCCTGCTCGCGGGCGGTTTGCAGCTCGTCCTTGAAGTTGCCGAACGTATCCTGGAAAAAGTATTCGCTGGGCGGCCGAATATCGTCGGCCATAGCCGCCCCGCTGCCGGCGATCAGCCACAGAGCGACAAGCGGCAGAAACAGAAACCTTCTAATCCTCATCTCCATCACCTCCGGTCGGGTCCACGTCCTTTGGTCAGTGACAGCCACCGGCTGTCGAATGCGTGGCCTGATCCGTTGTTGTATGGGCTTCCTGCCTCTTCATTCTAGTTTCTTATTGATTATGCAATACGGGATGTCAGACGACAATATGGGTCGGTGACGCTTGAATCTGCGGGGAACGACCCCATTAGGGTAGTGAGTCGGCCAAGAACCATCCATCCCATCGCATACGCCAGGATACGATTTTGCGCCTGTTTCCCCTTTTTTTCCTGCTGTTCATTACGGTTCCGCTGCTGGAGATCTACCTGTTCATCAAGGTGGGCTCGCTCATCGGCGCCCTGCCGACCATCGGCATCATCCTGCTGACCGCCTTCACAGGAGCCGTGTTGCTGCGTCAGCAGGGCATTTCCGCCATGTTCCGCGTCCAGCAGAGCATGGCGCGCGGTCAGCTGCCGGCGGTAGAGATGTTCGAGGGCATGCTGATCGCCGCAGGCGGCCTGCTGCTGCTGACCCCGGGCTTTTTCACCGACTTTCTCGGCCTGCTGTGCATGATCCCGCCGCTGCGGCGGGCGCTGGTGCACTGGCTGCTGCGCCGGGCGGTGATCGAGGTCCAGGCCGGGCGGGCGGGGCCCGACGTCATCGAGGGGGAGTATTCGGTCCGCCGTGATGACGACGATCAGGACCGGCGTTTGCGTTGAATCCCCT
It encodes the following:
- the cutA gene encoding divalent-cation tolerance protein CutA, translating into MTKEYLLILTTWPDEAGAGKIAERLVGDRLAACVSIQARMTSVYEWDGEPCRGEEHLLLIKTRAARYADIEALIRESHPYELPEIIAVPLSHGLAPYLNWIDLQTTSS
- a CDS encoding efflux RND transporter periplasmic adaptor subunit, whose translation is MTARAFLSALLLFVTLPALAADLPATIGWSRRVVLSTPVSGIVTTVNATPGQHVRKGDLLVALDPRPLKAAVTEAQADVRRLTVAGAEAKREYERAQELYDRTVISKHDLQLAEIAAVEANSKTTAAHSRLVQARVRLENSEIRAPFDGLVIGVHTAPGETVANRLQVSPMVILAADRPLLATAWAEAPQLAKLKTGQSVQVTVQGQNYPATVTALGLEPQNRNGKAAYAVRASFSPPKNLLLRAGESATLILP
- a CDS encoding TolC family protein encodes the protein MPFTPLRFLSCMALALLVPLSAGQAAEDGGLPQPLTLGEALSLADRANPVIDEARAALAQAQAQAKSSYAQDDLSVDLSLEARYIEPPDVTPDNSNDDSRAVLLARKRLYDFGRSSAREAAADSLISGREAELMNTLASHRIQVMQRFFNVLLADQEFARLNEAMAVAYVQLDKARDQNQLGQLSDIELARLENVYQQVRTQRYAAESRQRETRSLLAQALGRPDDLPADLAPPALPGLNKPVPDYEELVKQAKAHNPQIKALRADLEAATQRITEARAGRRPELSAQMEAGAYQRSIGSNDPFRASLILQVPLYQGNRVDAAVAKAIADRDRLQARLRAVEYRLRQDVLDNWLKLSDLKAQADQSRALSDYRDLYLDQARAEYELDFKTDLGDAMVQQTAAQILRMRTRFEKALTMSRLAALTNDPNYDPTQPPTAKQQQPEKQP
- a CDS encoding thioredoxin family protein, with the protein product MRIRRFLFLPLVALWLIAGSGAAMADDIRPPSEYFFQDTFGNFKDELQTAREQGKTGIMLFFEQADCPFCHRMKQTVLNRKSVQDYYRKHFLIFSVDIKGSQQITDFQGREETEKDFAFKKNGVRATPVFAFYNLKGDRIVRYTGITSNAQEFLWLGQYVVDGIYKNESFTKYKRQKRRDTNAL
- a CDS encoding FxsA family protein, whose product is MRLFPLFFLLFITVPLLEIYLFIKVGSLIGALPTIGIILLTAFTGAVLLRQQGISAMFRVQQSMARGQLPAVEMFEGMLIAAGGLLLLTPGFFTDFLGLLCMIPPLRRALVHWLLRRAVIEVQAGRAGPDVIEGEYSVRRDDDDQDRRLR